Proteins from a single region of Streptomyces glaucescens:
- a CDS encoding metallopeptidase family protein: MLEMTREEFEELVAEALDRIPPELTRLMDNVAVFVEDEPPADDPELLGLYEGTPLTERGEWYAGVLPDRITIYRGPTLRMCESREDVVAETEITVVHEIAHHFGIDDARLHALGYG, from the coding sequence GTGCTGGAGATGACGCGCGAGGAGTTCGAGGAACTGGTCGCCGAGGCGCTGGACCGGATCCCGCCGGAGCTGACGCGGCTGATGGACAACGTCGCCGTGTTCGTCGAGGACGAGCCGCCCGCCGACGACCCCGAGCTGCTCGGGCTCTACGAGGGGACCCCCCTCACGGAGCGCGGCGAGTGGTACGCCGGGGTGCTGCCGGACCGGATCACCATCTACCGGGGGCCCACCCTGCGGATGTGCGAGAGCCGGGAGGACGTCGTCGCGGAGACCGAGATCACCGTGGTGCACGAGATCGCCCACCACTTCGGGATCGACGACGCCCGGCTGCACGCGCTCGGTTACGGGTGA
- a CDS encoding metallophosphoesterase family protein, with the protein MARVTAAVLNVLTRPIRRRGTPRTPRSAPGPAPRPRPWARALGLVAVVLLGGWLGLLAVGQVRVPVGPMDTTMTLRPSFTGGTKINVSPLGALHLDSHIAPVRLDVNVDQLDPARSQALVDHPERLSGLQDEVTRDIGHGTLDLAVRSCVAVVTGATALGLAVYRRPGRALASGGLALALLAASGATAYATWNPKSVLEPRFSGLLSSAPSLVGDARSIVTEFDVYQKELARLVTNVTKLYDATSTLPAYAPDPTTIRVLHVSDIHLNPASWKIIASLVEQYEVDVIVDSGDTMDHGTAAENGFLDPIEDLGAPYVWVRGNHDSRATQRYLAGLRNVTVLDDGRARTIAGLRFAGIGDPQFTPDRSDRPGAEQSQELAGARLASALRDQRAAGTPVDVAVAHEPAAARQTDGEVPLVLSGHVHHQKTEVMKYGTRLRIEGSTGGSGLRAVEGREPDPIEASILYFDRDTRRLQAWDAIRLGGLGETTAEVSRHLAEENEPGVSPSPADSGSPSP; encoded by the coding sequence ATGGCCCGCGTCACCGCCGCAGTCCTGAACGTCCTGACCCGCCCGATCCGCCGGCGCGGCACGCCGCGCACCCCCCGGTCCGCCCCCGGTCCGGCCCCCCGGCCCCGTCCCTGGGCCCGCGCCCTCGGCCTGGTCGCGGTCGTCCTGCTCGGCGGCTGGCTGGGCCTGCTGGCCGTCGGGCAGGTCCGGGTCCCGGTCGGCCCGATGGACACGACCATGACCCTGCGCCCGTCCTTCACCGGCGGCACGAAGATCAACGTCTCGCCGCTGGGCGCGCTGCACCTGGACAGCCACATCGCCCCGGTCCGCCTGGACGTCAACGTCGACCAGCTCGACCCGGCCCGCTCGCAGGCCCTGGTCGACCATCCCGAACGCCTGTCCGGACTCCAGGACGAGGTGACCCGGGACATCGGGCACGGCACGCTCGACCTGGCCGTGCGCTCCTGCGTCGCCGTGGTCACCGGGGCCACCGCGCTCGGCCTCGCCGTCTACCGCCGCCCGGGCCGCGCCCTGGCCTCCGGCGGTCTCGCCCTCGCCCTGCTCGCCGCCTCCGGAGCGACCGCGTACGCCACCTGGAACCCGAAGTCGGTCCTGGAGCCGCGCTTCTCCGGCCTGCTCTCCTCCGCCCCCTCCCTGGTCGGCGACGCCCGCAGCATCGTCACGGAATTCGACGTCTACCAGAAGGAGTTGGCGCGCCTGGTGACGAACGTGACGAAGCTGTACGACGCCACCTCCACCCTCCCCGCGTACGCCCCCGACCCCACCACCATCCGCGTCCTGCACGTCTCCGACATCCACCTCAACCCCGCGAGCTGGAAGATCATCGCGTCGCTGGTGGAGCAGTACGAGGTGGACGTGATCGTCGACTCCGGCGACACCATGGACCACGGGACGGCCGCGGAGAACGGCTTCCTGGACCCCATCGAGGACCTGGGCGCCCCGTACGTCTGGGTCCGGGGCAACCACGACTCCCGGGCCACCCAGCGCTACCTGGCGGGCCTGAGGAACGTCACCGTCCTGGACGACGGCCGCGCCCGGACGATCGCGGGCCTGCGCTTCGCGGGCATCGGCGATCCCCAGTTCACCCCCGACCGCTCCGACAGGCCGGGCGCCGAGCAGTCCCAGGAACTGGCGGGTGCCCGGCTGGCCTCGGCGCTGCGCGACCAGCGGGCCGCCGGGACGCCGGTGGACGTCGCCGTCGCCCATGAGCCGGCGGCGGCCCGGCAGACCGACGGCGAGGTGCCGCTGGTGCTGTCCGGGCACGTCCACCACCAGAAGACGGAGGTCATGAAGTACGGCACCCGGCTGCGCATCGAGGGCTCCACCGGCGGCAGCGGGCTGCGCGCGGTCGAGGGGCGGGAACCCGACCCGATCGAGGCGTCGATCCTCTATTTCGACCGTGACACCCGCCGCCTCCAGGCCTGGGACGCGATCCGGCTGGGGGGTCTGGGAGAGACGACGGCGGAGGTCAGCCGCCACTTGGCGGAGGAGAACGAGCCGGGCGTGTCCCCGTCGCCGGCCGACTCGGGCAGCCCTTCTCCGTAA
- a CDS encoding right-handed parallel beta-helix repeat-containing protein, whose amino-acid sequence MSYVRFDDQHDDGQLSQFRERLEAEVRAQTGEKFAIFQDRNDIDWGQNWQQRIDDTLDAVTLLLVIVTPSLFRSPACEAEIRRFLDREEKLGRRDLILPVYYIGAREMDDPAWRERSELAGVLHSRQHVDWRELRFEPFSSPVVRRAIAQLAKQMLDTFSRLPEQLPATPGRVATPPSGSAARRTETRGPATRQTGDTGAAAGSTAKSEPPTHVVDAFHRGDFTTVGEAIKAARPGDRIFVRPGLYEESLVVDKPLEIMGDGRREDIEIRAHDASALVFKASIGRVSNLTLRRVAGTGRSHGVTIFQGRLELEKCDISSDSLACVAIRDGADPRLRENKIHGGRQSGVFVFNNGLGTLEDNEIFGNQFSGVEIKTGSNPTLRRNQIFDNKVNGVYAYEGGLGRLENNGITGNGGVGVRIDEDSSTVLRHNNINRNHYEGVWIDGGSGGVFEDNDLTGNLGGPWDIAPDCEPNITRARNKE is encoded by the coding sequence ATGAGCTATGTCCGCTTCGACGATCAGCATGACGACGGCCAGCTCTCACAGTTCCGGGAGCGGCTCGAGGCGGAGGTCCGGGCGCAGACGGGCGAGAAGTTCGCGATCTTCCAGGACCGCAACGACATCGACTGGGGCCAGAACTGGCAGCAGCGCATCGACGACACGCTGGACGCCGTGACGCTGCTGCTGGTCATCGTCACTCCGAGCCTGTTCAGGAGCCCGGCGTGCGAGGCGGAGATCCGCCGCTTCCTGGACCGGGAGGAGAAGCTGGGCCGGCGGGACCTGATCCTGCCCGTGTACTACATCGGCGCCCGCGAGATGGACGACCCGGCATGGCGCGAGCGCAGCGAGCTGGCCGGGGTCCTGCACAGCCGCCAGCACGTCGACTGGCGTGAGCTGCGCTTCGAGCCGTTCAGCTCCCCGGTGGTACGCCGGGCCATCGCTCAGCTGGCGAAGCAGATGCTGGACACCTTCTCGCGGCTTCCGGAGCAGCTCCCGGCGACGCCCGGGCGGGTGGCGACGCCGCCGTCGGGGAGCGCGGCGCGGCGCACCGAGACCAGGGGGCCGGCGACGCGGCAGACCGGGGACACCGGTGCCGCGGCCGGGAGCACCGCCAAGTCCGAGCCGCCGACCCATGTGGTGGACGCCTTCCACCGCGGTGACTTCACGACGGTCGGCGAGGCGATCAAGGCGGCCAGGCCCGGTGACCGGATCTTCGTCCGGCCCGGCCTCTACGAGGAGAGCCTGGTCGTCGACAAGCCGCTGGAGATCATGGGCGACGGGCGGCGCGAGGACATCGAGATCCGGGCCCACGACGCCAGCGCCCTGGTCTTCAAGGCCAGCATCGGGCGGGTGTCGAACCTGACCCTGCGGCGGGTCGCGGGGACGGGGCGGTCGCACGGCGTCACGATCTTCCAGGGCCGGCTGGAGCTGGAGAAGTGCGACATCAGCAGCGACAGCCTCGCCTGTGTCGCCATCCGTGACGGTGCCGATCCGCGGCTGCGGGAGAACAAGATCCACGGCGGCCGGCAGAGCGGCGTGTTCGTGTTCAACAACGGCCTCGGCACGCTGGAGGACAACGAGATCTTCGGCAACCAGTTCTCCGGTGTGGAGATCAAGACCGGTTCGAACCCCACGCTGCGCCGCAACCAGATCTTCGACAACAAGGTGAACGGCGTCTACGCCTATGAGGGCGGCCTCGGCAGGCTGGAGAACAACGGCATCACGGGTAACGGCGGTGTCGGCGTGCGGATCGACGAGGACAGCTCCACGGTCCTGCGGCACAACAACATCAACCGCAACCACTACGAAGGCGTGTGGATCGACGGGGGCAGCGGCGGCGTCTTCGAGGACAACGACCTGACCGGCAACCTCGGCGGCCCCTGGGACATCGCCCCGGACTGCGAGCCGAACATCACCCGCGCCCGCAACAAGGAGTGA
- the hrpA gene encoding ATP-dependent RNA helicase HrpA: protein MSTHPAPALGALAPRLTELSLRDAHRLGRRLEGARKIRKPEARAAVLAEIEAEVSKAEERMAGRRSRVPAITYPEQLPVSQKKAEIAAAIRDHQVVIVAGETGSGKTTQIPKICLELGRGVRGMIGHTQPRRIAARTVAERVAEELDTPLGEAVGWKVRFTDQVNPDATFIKLMTDGILLAEIQTDRELRAYDTIIIDEAHERSLNIDFLLGYLAQLLPQRPDLKVVITSATIDPERFSRHFGDAPIIEVSGRTYPVEVRYRPLLEEDSEDADRDQITAITDAVEELMAEGKGDILVFLSGEREIRDTADALTKKQYRFTEILPLYARLSHAEQHRVFQPHTGRRIVLATNVAETSLTVPGIKYVIDPGFARISRYSHRTKVQRLPIEPVSQASANQRKGRCGRTSDGICIRLYSEEDFLARPEFTDAEILRTNLASVILQMTAAGLGDIEKFPFIDPPDHRNIRDGVQLLQELGALDPAQKDPRKRLTETGRKLAQLPVDPRLARMVLEADRNGCAREVMVIAAALSIQDPRERPADKQTQADQQHARFKDETSDFLAYLNLWRYIREQQKERGSSSFRRMCKQEYLNFLRIREWQDIYTQLRTVAKQMGIHLNEDDAPADRVHVSLLAGLLSHIGMKDVKDGNKNEYLGARNAKFAIFPGSALFRKQPRFVMSAELVETSRLWARVNARIEPEWVEPLAGHLVKRTYSEPHWEKDQAAVMAYEKVTLYGVPIVAQRKVNYGRIDPETSRELFIRNALVEGDWRTHHKFFADNRRLLSEVEELEHRARRRDIVVDDETLFDFYDQRVPEHVVSGAHFDSWWKRKRHEQPDFLDFEREMLIRESAEAVTKADYPDTWRQGQLKFRVTYQFEPGADADGVTVHIPLQVLNQVTGEGFDWQIPGLREELVTELIRSLPKPIRRNYVPAPNYAKAFLERAVPLQEPLTVTMARELKRMVGVPFEADDFDWAKVPDHLRVTFRIVDERRRKLAEDKDLEALKLRLKPKARKALSQAAAATAVRQGGESLERKGLTDWTIGTLTRVFETRRAGQPVKAYPALVDDGDTVSVRLFDTEPEQAEAMWKGTRRLILRNIPVNPAKFASDKLTNAQKLALSANPHGSVQALFDDCATAAADKLIADFGGPVWDEESYRKLYDKVRAEIVDTTVRTVAQVQQVLAAWQACERRLKAVRSPALLPNLQDVRRQLDALVKPGFVTESGLRRLPDLMRYLVAADRRLQQMPTNVQRDTTRMEKVHEMQDEYAWLLEQLPQGRPVPSSVLDIRWMIEELRVSYFAHALGTAYPVSDKRIVKAIDAAAP, encoded by the coding sequence ATGTCTACGCACCCCGCCCCCGCCCTCGGCGCTCTCGCCCCCCGCCTGACCGAGCTGTCCCTGCGCGACGCGCACCGGCTCGGGCGCAGGCTCGAAGGCGCACGCAAGATCCGCAAGCCGGAGGCCCGGGCCGCCGTCCTCGCCGAGATCGAGGCGGAGGTCTCCAAGGCCGAGGAACGGATGGCCGGGCGCCGCTCCCGCGTGCCCGCGATCACGTACCCCGAGCAGCTGCCGGTCAGCCAGAAGAAGGCCGAGATCGCGGCGGCCATCCGCGATCACCAGGTCGTGATCGTGGCCGGTGAGACCGGCTCCGGCAAGACCACCCAGATCCCGAAGATCTGCCTGGAGCTGGGCCGCGGCGTGCGGGGGATGATCGGGCACACCCAGCCCCGCCGGATCGCCGCCCGCACGGTCGCGGAGCGCGTCGCCGAGGAGCTGGACACGCCGCTCGGCGAGGCCGTCGGCTGGAAGGTGCGCTTCACCGACCAGGTGAACCCGGACGCCACCTTCATCAAGCTGATGACGGACGGCATCCTGCTGGCGGAGATCCAGACCGACCGCGAGCTGCGCGCCTACGACACGATCATCATCGACGAGGCGCACGAGCGGTCCCTCAACATCGACTTCCTGCTCGGGTACCTCGCGCAGCTGCTGCCCCAGCGCCCCGACCTCAAGGTCGTCATCACCTCCGCGACCATCGACCCGGAGCGTTTCTCCCGGCACTTCGGCGACGCCCCGATCATCGAGGTCAGCGGCCGGACCTACCCGGTGGAGGTGCGCTACCGCCCGCTGCTGGAGGAGGACTCCGAGGACGCCGACCGCGACCAGATCACCGCGATCACGGACGCGGTCGAGGAGCTGATGGCCGAGGGCAAGGGAGACATCCTCGTCTTCCTCTCCGGCGAGCGGGAGATCCGCGACACGGCGGACGCGCTGACGAAGAAGCAGTACCGGTTCACCGAGATCCTGCCGCTGTACGCCCGGCTCTCGCACGCCGAGCAGCACCGCGTCTTCCAGCCGCACACGGGCCGCCGGATCGTCCTGGCCACCAACGTGGCCGAGACGTCCCTGACCGTCCCGGGCATCAAGTACGTCATCGACCCCGGCTTCGCCCGCATCTCGCGCTACAGCCACCGCACCAAGGTCCAGCGGCTGCCCATCGAGCCGGTCTCGCAGGCCAGCGCCAACCAGCGCAAGGGCCGCTGCGGCCGTACGTCCGACGGCATCTGCATCCGGCTGTACAGCGAGGAGGACTTCCTCGCCCGCCCGGAGTTCACCGACGCGGAGATCCTGCGCACCAACCTGGCCTCCGTCATCCTCCAGATGACCGCGGCCGGCCTCGGCGACATCGAGAAGTTCCCCTTCATCGACCCGCCGGACCACCGCAACATCCGCGACGGCGTGCAGCTCCTCCAGGAGCTGGGCGCGCTCGACCCGGCGCAGAAGGACCCGCGCAAGCGGCTCACCGAGACCGGCCGCAAGCTGGCCCAGCTGCCCGTCGACCCGCGCCTGGCCCGCATGGTCCTGGAGGCCGACCGCAACGGCTGCGCCCGCGAGGTCATGGTGATCGCGGCGGCACTGTCCATCCAGGACCCGCGCGAGCGTCCGGCCGACAAGCAGACCCAGGCCGACCAGCAGCACGCCCGCTTCAAGGACGAGACCAGCGACTTCCTCGCGTACCTCAACCTGTGGCGGTACATCCGCGAGCAGCAGAAGGAGCGCGGCTCGTCGTCCTTCCGCCGGATGTGCAAGCAGGAGTACCTGAACTTCCTGCGCATCCGCGAATGGCAGGACATCTACACCCAGCTGCGCACGGTCGCCAAGCAGATGGGCATCCACCTCAACGAGGACGACGCGCCCGCGGACCGCGTCCACGTCTCCCTCCTCGCCGGCCTCCTCTCCCACATCGGGATGAAGGACGTGAAGGACGGCAACAAGAACGAGTACCTGGGCGCGCGGAACGCCAAGTTCGCGATCTTCCCCGGATCGGCGCTGTTCAGGAAGCAGCCCCGCTTCGTGATGTCGGCGGAACTGGTGGAGACCTCGCGCCTGTGGGCCCGCGTCAACGCCAGGATCGAGCCCGAGTGGGTCGAACCGCTCGCCGGCCACCTCGTCAAGCGCACCTACTCCGAGCCGCACTGGGAGAAGGACCAGGCGGCGGTGATGGCGTACGAGAAGGTCACGCTGTACGGCGTCCCGATCGTGGCCCAGCGGAAGGTGAACTACGGCCGGATCGACCCGGAGACCAGCCGCGAGCTGTTCATCCGCAACGCCCTGGTCGAGGGTGACTGGCGCACCCACCACAAGTTCTTCGCGGACAACCGCAGGCTGCTCAGCGAGGTCGAGGAACTGGAGCACCGCGCCCGGCGCCGGGACATCGTCGTCGACGACGAGACGCTGTTCGACTTCTACGACCAGCGCGTGCCCGAACACGTCGTCTCCGGCGCGCACTTCGACTCCTGGTGGAAGCGCAAGCGGCACGAGCAGCCCGACTTCCTGGACTTCGAACGGGAGATGCTGATCCGGGAGTCGGCGGAGGCGGTCACCAAGGCCGACTACCCCGACACCTGGCGGCAGGGGCAGCTCAAGTTCCGCGTCACCTACCAGTTCGAACCGGGCGCGGACGCGGACGGCGTCACCGTGCACATCCCGCTCCAGGTGCTCAACCAGGTCACCGGCGAGGGCTTCGACTGGCAGATCCCGGGTCTGCGGGAGGAGCTGGTCACGGAGCTGATCCGCTCCCTGCCCAAGCCGATCCGCCGCAACTACGTGCCCGCGCCGAACTACGCCAAGGCGTTCCTGGAGCGGGCGGTCCCCCTCCAGGAACCGCTGACCGTGACGATGGCCCGCGAGCTGAAGCGCATGGTCGGAGTCCCCTTCGAGGCGGACGACTTCGACTGGGCGAAGGTCCCCGACCACCTCCGCGTCACCTTCCGGATCGTCGACGAGCGGCGCCGCAAGCTGGCCGAGGACAAGGACCTGGAGGCGCTGAAGCTCCGGCTGAAGCCGAAGGCGCGCAAGGCCCTCTCCCAGGCCGCGGCGGCGACCGCCGTACGGCAGGGCGGGGAGTCCCTGGAGCGCAAGGGCCTGACCGACTGGACGATCGGCACGCTCACCCGCGTCTTCGAGACCCGCCGGGCCGGCCAGCCGGTCAAGGCGTACCCGGCGCTGGTCGACGACGGTGACACGGTCTCGGTCCGGCTCTTCGACACGGAGCCCGAGCAGGCGGAGGCCATGTGGAAGGGCACCCGCCGCCTGATCCTCCGCAACATCCCGGTGAACCCGGCGAAGTTCGCCTCCGACAAGCTGACGAACGCCCAGAAGCTCGCCCTCTCCGCGAATCCGCACGGCTCCGTCCAGGCGCTGTTCGACGACTGCGCGACGGCCGCGGCCGACAAGCTGATCGCGGACTTCGGCGGGCCCGTGTGGGACGAGGAGTCGTACCGGAAGCTGTACGACAAGGTCCGCGCGGAGATCGTCGACACGACGGTACGCACGGTCGCCCAGGTGCAGCAGGTGCTGGCCGCGTGGCAGGCCTGCGAGCGCCGCCTGAAGGCCGTGCGCAGCCCCGCGCTGCTGCCGAACCTCCAGGACGTGCGCAGGCAGCTGGACGCGCTGGTGAAGCCGGGCTTCGTGACGGAGAGCGGGCTGCGGCGGCTGCCGGACCTGATGCGCTACCTGGTCGCCGCCGACCGGCGCCTGCAGCAGATGCCGACGAACGTCCAGCGGGACACCACCCGCATGGAGAAGGTCCACGAGATGCAGGACGAGTACGCCTGGCTGCTGGAGCAGCTGCCGCAGGGCCGGCCGGTCCCGTCGTCGGTCCTGGACATCCGCTGGATGATCGAGGAGCTGCGGGTGAGCTACTTCGCCCACGCGCTGGGCACGGCGTACCCCGTCTCCGACAAGCGGATCGTGAAGGCGATCGACGCGGCGGCTCCGTGA
- a CDS encoding DUF6274 family protein: MAASVRHETRALLRAHLSAASSYRHLTRHCPVCRRLLRLALQTPAGQEEPAWRTEDESRSPA, translated from the coding sequence ATGGCGGCATCGGTGAGGCACGAAACGCGGGCGCTGCTCCGGGCCCATCTGTCGGCCGCGTCGTCGTACCGCCATCTCACCCGGCACTGTCCGGTCTGCCGCCGGCTGCTGCGGCTCGCCCTGCAGACGCCGGCCGGCCAGGAGGAGCCCGCCTGGCGGACCGAGGACGAGAGCCGCTCCCCGGCGTGA
- the bldC gene encoding developmental transcriptional regulator BldC — MTARTPDAEPLLTPAEVATMFRVDPKTVTRWAKAGKLTSIRTLGGHRRYREAEVRALLAGIPQQRSEA, encoded by the coding sequence ATGACCGCTCGCACCCCTGATGCCGAGCCGCTGCTGACCCCGGCTGAGGTCGCCACCATGTTCCGCGTGGACCCGAAGACGGTCACGCGGTGGGCGAAGGCCGGCAAGCTCACGTCGATCCGTACGCTCGGCGGACACCGCCGTTACCGCGAGGCCGAGGTCCGCGCTCTGCTCGCGGGCATCCCGCAGCAGCGCAGCGAGGCCTGA
- a CDS encoding Leu/Phe/Val dehydrogenase, producing MTDVTDGVLHTLFQSDQGGHEQVVLCQDRASGLKAVIAIHSTALGPALGGTRFYPYATEEAAVADALNLARGMSYKNAMAGLDHGGGKAVIIGDPETIKSEQLLLAYGRFVASLGGRYVTACDVGTYVADMDVVARECRWTTGRSPENGGAGDSSVLTAFGVYQGMRASAQHLWGDPTLRGRRIGVAGVGKVGHHLVDHLRDEGAEVVITDVREDAVRRILDRHPEGVTAVADTEALIRVEGLDIYAPCALGGALNDDTVPVLTARVVCGAANNQLAHPGVEKDLADRGILYAPDYVVNAGGVIQVADELHGFDFERCKAKAAKIYDTTLAIFARAKTDGIPPAAAADRIAEQRMAEAAAARGW from the coding sequence GTGACCGACGTAACCGACGGCGTCCTGCACACCCTGTTCCAGTCGGACCAGGGGGGTCATGAGCAAGTAGTGCTCTGTCAGGACCGCGCCAGCGGCCTCAAGGCCGTCATCGCCATCCACTCCACCGCGCTGGGCCCCGCCCTCGGCGGTACCCGCTTCTACCCGTACGCGACCGAGGAAGCGGCCGTCGCCGACGCGCTGAACCTCGCGCGCGGGATGTCGTACAAGAACGCCATGGCCGGCCTGGACCACGGCGGCGGCAAGGCCGTGATCATCGGTGATCCCGAGACGATCAAGAGCGAGCAGCTGCTGCTCGCCTACGGCCGTTTCGTCGCCTCCCTGGGCGGCCGCTACGTCACCGCCTGTGACGTCGGCACGTACGTCGCCGACATGGACGTCGTGGCCCGCGAGTGCCGCTGGACGACCGGCCGGTCCCCCGAGAACGGCGGCGCGGGCGACTCCTCCGTGCTCACCGCCTTCGGTGTCTACCAGGGCATGCGGGCCAGCGCCCAGCACCTGTGGGGCGACCCGACGCTGCGCGGCCGCCGGATCGGCGTCGCGGGCGTCGGCAAGGTCGGCCACCACCTGGTCGACCACCTGCGCGACGAAGGTGCCGAGGTCGTCATCACCGACGTCCGCGAGGACGCCGTGCGGCGGATCCTCGACCGGCACCCCGAGGGCGTGACCGCGGTCGCCGACACCGAGGCGCTGATCCGGGTCGAGGGCCTGGACATCTACGCGCCCTGCGCGCTCGGCGGCGCGCTGAACGACGACACCGTGCCCGTGCTGACCGCCCGTGTGGTGTGCGGCGCGGCCAACAACCAGCTCGCGCACCCCGGGGTGGAGAAGGACCTCGCCGACCGCGGGATCCTCTACGCGCCGGACTACGTGGTGAACGCCGGCGGTGTCATCCAGGTCGCCGACGAACTGCACGGCTTCGACTTCGAGCGGTGCAAGGCGAAGGCGGCGAAGATCTACGACACCACCCTCGCCATATTCGCACGTGCGAAGACGGACGGGATCCCGCCGGCCGCCGCGGCCGACCGGATCGCCGAGCAGCGGATGGCCGAGGCCGCCGCGGCACGCGGCTGGTGA
- a CDS encoding DUF3073 domain-containing protein, with translation MGRGRAKAKQTKVARQLKYNSGGTDLTRLAEELGASTSNQSPNGDRFEDDEHDDDLYAKYADLYGDDEDEDDDSSHHRRGA, from the coding sequence ATGGGGCGCGGCCGGGCCAAGGCCAAGCAGACGAAGGTCGCCCGCCAGCTGAAGTACAACAGCGGTGGGACTGACCTCACACGCCTGGCCGAGGAGCTGGGCGCATCGACGTCGAATCAGTCACCGAACGGTGACCGCTTCGAGGACGATGAGCATGACGACGACCTGTACGCAAAGTACGCCGACCTCTACGGGGACGACGAGGACGAGGACGACGACTCCTCGCACCACCGTCGCGGCGCTTGA